The Planktothrix agardhii NIES-204 genomic interval GGTGGATGCAGTATTGGCTTCAGAGCCTTTTTTTGCAGGTTTGTCCACAATATCTAATTTCGTTTCTTGGTTCATATCTGTAGTTGGTTTGTTTTCAACAAGATCTACTTTAATCTGATCAGCTTCAGTTTTATTATCTTGATTTGAGTTTGCTGTTCCACCGGTTCGCTTTCGGGTACTCCCCCTTTTGGGTGTAGATGAGCTAACTGTCATGATGAATACCTAGTTTTTTTACAGGGTGAATTCATGATTTACACTTAACCTTGTTATTAATTTCATCGCTGAAATTTCCCTAACCTTTGACTCAATTAAGGACGGGTTAGGTATTAATTTTGGATTAAAGCTAAACCAATTATAAAATAAATGGGATCTTTAGTAAATGCCATTTTGAGAAAAATATCTTTTTGTAACAATAAGTAAAGACAATCTTGGGAGCAGGGGGAAAAGGGGGAAAAGGGGGAACAGAGTGAACAGAGTGAACAGAGGGAACAGAGGGAACAGAGGGAACAGAGGGAACAGAGGGAACAGAGGGAACAGAGGGAGGTAAACTCTTGCTATTACCTATTACTCATTACCTATTGCCCATTACCCATTACCTATTAATCAAAAATACCGAAAACGGGGCGTTATTGGGGTCACAGGGAGTGTGTCCTTCCTGGCTAAAACCCAACTGCCAACCTCTAATTAAAATTTCTTTACAAAATCCAAGGCTGTGATAGTATCTGGATGGATTTACACTACTGATGGACAGCCAATGGGCTGAATTTCCGTGGTGGAGGAGAGTAGAGGAGTGCAAAATAGGATGTCCCTTGGATATTCAAATGCTATGACTGGAAGGAATTACCTTGACCCGATTCAAGTTGGTGTGATCGGTGTGGGTAATATGGGGCAGCATCATACCCGGGTTTTGAGTATGCTCAAGGACGTGGAACTCGTGGGAGTTTCCGATCTCAGTGTTGAACGGGGAATTGATACGGCGAGTAAGTATCGAGTGAGGTTTTTTGAAGATTATCGAGACCTTTTGCCCCTAGTAGATGCTGTCTGTATCGCAGTTCCAACTCGGTTACACTATCCGGTGGGGATGGCCTGTTTACAAGCCGGGGTTCATGTATTAATTGAAAAACCTATTGCTGCGAGTATTGGTGAGGCAGAATTGTTAGTCAACGCCGCCGCAGATTATCAGCGAATTTTACAAGTCGGTCATATTGAACGGTTTAATCCCGCTTTTCAAGAATTTAGTAAAGTTTTAAAAACGGAGGAAGTTTTAGCATTAGAAGCCCGTCGCATGAGTCCCTATTCTAACCGAGCCAATGATGTTTCGGTGGTCTTGGATTTAATGATTCATGATATTGATTTAATGTTAGATCTAGTGGCGGCTCCTGTTGTTAAATTAACCGCCAGTGGTAGCCGAGCTTCCGACTCTGGCTATTTAGATTATGTGACCGCTACCCTCGGTTTTGCTAATGGTGTGATCGCAAATTTAATTAGCAGTAAAGTCACCCATCGCAAATTGCGTTCTATTGTTGCCCATTGCAAAAATTCTTTAACCGAAGCCGATTTTCTCAATAATGAAATTTTAATTCATCGGCAAACCACGGCTAATTATGTTACGGATTATGGTCAAGTTCTCTATCGTCAAGATGGGTTAATTCAAAAAGTTCATACCAGTAATATTGAACCCCTACACGCTGAATTGGAACATTTTGTCAGTT includes:
- a CDS encoding putative oxidoreductase; the protein is MTGRNYLDPIQVGVIGVGNMGQHHTRVLSMLKDVELVGVSDLSVERGIDTASKYRVRFFEDYRDLLPLVDAVCIAVPTRLHYPVGMACLQAGVHVLIEKPIAASIGEAELLVNAAADYQRILQVGHIERFNPAFQEFSKVLKTEEVLALEARRMSPYSNRANDVSVVLDLMIHDIDLMLDLVAAPVVKLTASGSRASDSGYLDYVTATLGFANGVIANLISSKVTHRKLRSIVAHCKNSLTEADFLNNEILIHRQTTANYVTDYGQVLYRQDGLIQKVHTSNIEPLHAELEHFVSCVRGGNQPSVGGEQALKALRLASLIEQMALDGKAWDLVETDYLFDSSTVSIG